One window from the genome of Nicotiana tomentosiformis chromosome 5, ASM39032v3, whole genome shotgun sequence encodes:
- the LOC138892893 gene encoding uncharacterized protein, translated as MAKDMTSRQDDKTYLQVFNIATWKEAFDKIAMEARDNSKKARTTGVYSGFSDGGKNMNHSAHIQSTTHSSPYPAQLRYGQQRKCLLGQKGCFHCDDPGHTKRDCPLLGQALRKTPTRHATSMGNSIVAPHPVRSSNTQTGHDANRGGAQGGGGPAKFYAVLDRKNAEASNRVITGILSVCGRLAYVLVNHGSTFSYVSPYIYVEFGKAPEKLRFSFDVSTPIEESAKVEYIFRNYIITVPDRETLANLNLLDMVEFDIIAGMD; from the exons CTACGTGGAAGGAGGCTTTTGATAAAATCGCCATGGAAGCTAGAGATAACAGCAAGAAGGCTAGAACAACTGGTGTTTATAGTGGATTTTCAGATGGGGGTAAGAACATGAATCATTCAGCTCACATTCAATCAACAACTCACTCATCTCCTTATCCAGCTCAACTCAGATACGGCCAGCAGA GAAAATGTCTTTTGGGTCAGAAAGGTTGTTTCCACTGCGATGATCCGGGTCATACTAAGAGAGATTGTCCACTTCTTGGACAAGCTTTGAGGAAAACTCCAACCAGACATGCAACATCCATGGGTAATTCTATAGTTGCACCTCATCCAGTTCGGTCATCTAATACTCAGACTGGGCATGATGCCAATAGAGGTGGAGCTCAGGGAGGAGGCGGACCAGCCAAATTCTATGCAGTTCTAGATAGGAAAAATGCTGAGGCGTCTAACAGAGTTATTACAGGTATTCTCTCGGTTTGTGGTCGCCTTGCTTATGTATTAGTTAATCATGGTTCAACTTTTTCTTATGTGTCTCCTTATATTTATGTCGAGTTTGGAAAAGCACCAGAAAAATTAAGGTTTTCATTTGATGTTTCCACACCTATAGAGGAATCTGCTAAAGTTGAGTATATATTCAGAAACTACATTATCACAGTTCCGGACCGAGAAACATTAGCCAATTTAAActtgttagatatggtagaatttgacaTCATAGCTGGCATGGACTGA
- the LOC138892894 gene encoding uncharacterized protein — MAIKLVSSGCLVYLAHVRDMKPDSPMLESIQIMKEFSDVFPDDLPGIPPDREIEFGIDTCQELNQSRFLLTEWLHLSLMNSRTSPLTKLTQKNVKFQWSEACEKSFQELKHRLTTAPIPTGKFVIYCDASRVGLRCVLMHNDKVIAYASRQLKNHERNFPTHDHELAAAIFALKIWRHYLYGERCDIYTDHKSLKYIFKQKELNPRKRMWLELLKDYECNIIYHPGKANVVADALTRRSMGILIRLFVVERPIGKESQKIARQGVHFDEKYDGRLIASMGTKSTLVEQVKAKQFVDPSLLKLKEGVLSGKIKNFALDENGVMRLDGRLCMTNVEDL, encoded by the exons ATGGCTATAAAGCTAGTGAGCAGCGGGTGTTTGGTGTATCTTGCACATGTGCGGGATATGAAACCTGATTCCCCAATGCTTGAATCAATACAGATTATGAAAGAGTTTTCAGACGTGTTCCCGGATGATCTCCCAGGGAtaccaccagatagggagattgagtttGGCATAGACACAtgccaggaactcaaccaatctcGATTCCTCCTTACAGAATGGCTCCATCTAAGCTTAATGAACTCAAGAA CTTCCCCGTTGACAAAGTTAACTCAGAAAAATGTGAAGTTCCAATGGTCTGAAGCTTGTGAGAAAAGTTTTCAAGAACTCAAGCACAggttgactacagccccaatccCTACAGGTAAATTTgtgatctattgtgatgcttccagAGTAGGATTAAGATGTGTTCTTATGCATAATGATaaggtaattgcttatgcttctaggcagttaaagaatcatgagaGAAATTTTCCTACACACGATCATGAGCTAGCGGCAGCTATTTTTGCTCTAAAAATATGGCGTCACTACCTTTATGGAGAGCGATGTGACATTTATACAGatcataaaagtttaaaatatatattcaagcagaaagagttgaaccCGAGAAAACGCATGTGGTTGGaattacttaaggattatgaatgcaatatcatatACCATCCCGGCAAAGCGAATGTGGTTGCTGATGCTCTGACCAGAAGATCCATGGGGATATTGATCAGGTTGTTTGTGGTCGAACGTCCAATAGGTAAGGAATCCCAAAAAATAGCTAGACAAGGGGTTCATTTCGATGAGAAGTATGATGGAAGGTTGATAGCAAGTATGGGTACTAAGTCTACTTTAGTAGAGCAAGTTAAAGCCAAACAATTTGTTGACCCTAGCTTGCTTAAGCTCAAGGAAGGTGTCCTCAGTGGAAAGATTAAGAATTTTGCACTTGATGAGAATGGTGTGATGAGACTTGATGGCCGCTTATGCATGACTAATGTAGAAGATCTTTGA